TTGCGTTTTGTTTCTACTTCCTCCGTTTTATAAGGCTTTAAAGTCTTAACTGTTTGTTGCCTACAGGGTCTGAAAGGCCCATAGCTGTGTGGCTACTGTTATTTAGCTAGGTGTTAGCTAAGCCTAGCCTAGCTGTGGACGTAAACAACGGAAATGCAGACGAGGTTTAGTTCATTTTAGATCATTCTTTAAATCAGCATTAAAGATAAAATGGCGACTATTCTGGATGATTATGAAGACTCTCAGATGATCAGACACCCGGTGCAGTCTGGACGCCTTCCTGCGGCCAACATGATCGGGATAACCCACTCAGGTATAGAGTCActacactgcactgcactacattacattacactacactgcactgcactgcactacattacactgcactacattacattacactacattacactacactgcactacattgcactacactacactacattacactacactgcattacactgcactgcactacattacactacactgcacGACACTGCAttacactgcactgcactacattacactacactgcactacattaCACTGCACGACACTGCAttacactgcactgcactgcactacattacactacactgcactacactgcactgcactgcattACACTGCactgcattacattacactacactgcactacattacactacactacattacactacattacactacactgcattacattacactacattacactacactgcactgcactacattacactacattacattacactacactacactgcattacactacactgcactacactgcattacattacactacattacactgcactacattacactgcactacattacactgcactacattacattacactacactacattacactgcactacactacattacactacactacactgcactacactacattacactacactacattacactacactacattacactacactacactgcactacactacattacactgcactacactacactacactacattacactgcactacactacattacactacattacactgcattacattacactacattacactgcactacattacactgcactacattacactacactgcattacattacactgcactacactacactgcattacattacattacactacactacactgcactacactacattacactacactacactacactacactacactgcactgcactacactacactacactgcactacactacactacactacattacactgcactacactacactacactacattacattacactacactacactacattacactacactacactacattacactacactacattacactgcactacactacactgcactacattacactacactgcactacactacattacactgcactacactacactacacttgCTGTAGAGGACGGTTATTGATCGGGGCGGTCGTTGGTCCGGCGGGTCGTGGGGCGGGTCGTGGGGCGGGTCGTCAGTCGGGGCGGGTCGTTGATCAGGACGGCGTGAACGGGAACGGAGTGGGTAGGAATAAGCAGCTCTTTTGTCTCCCTGTGACTGATGAACGGAGGACAATCTTCACACCTCTTAATGATCTCTCTGATGTGGTGAATGTGTGTTAAATCCCCGTCTGTTTTGTAGCAAACGAATAGAAACAGATCCATATTTAATTCATCCGctgcatatttatgcaaatacaGTGTTGGGCTTAGTGTATGGTCTGGCAAGTGGCCTCATTTAAATGCACACAATCCTGTTTAAATGGCTCATAAAGCGTAAATATGAACAGAGAAGGCTCGTTTttcttgtgtttatttgtgtgcgGTCATGTTCGCGATTGAATCATTTCACACTCGCCTGGACGTGGATTGTTCTGTGTAAAAACGCTGTCAGAAGACTCCAGCACAGGGGTCTATaccatacacaccatacacagaGTTCATTCACTCCACACAACATCCACATGTTGAGCTCTAAGCTTTTTATTTCGTTCTTCTTTATTATTCTGAATAACCATACTACTATTCGAGATATTTGTTTTGTAATATCTGTTTACAAATGCAGATGTTTGAGTAGAAATTTTCACAGCTGCGCAGTATATCGTTTACACATAAAGCTGCTAGAATAAACTCCAAAAGACTTCGAATCCATAATTTGATTAGTagattaatctctctctcactcactctcacacactctttctctctctctctctcactcactcactctctctctctcacacacacacacacacactctctctctctctaattaatttgtttgtacTGAAAACAAACTCAGAAACAGGGTCCGCCGTATGACATCACCGTTAACGTTCAGGCCTTCAGTCCTCTCCTCTCGTGTCCTGCAGGATTCGTGAACATCAGGCTGGAGGAAGAAAAGCCGATCTTCAACAAGCAGCGGATCGACTTCTCGCCTCCCGAAAAGATCAATCACTTCTGCGTGTGCAACAACCAGCTGTGCATGAGTCTCGGGAAGGACACTCTGTTGAGGTAACGCGGCGTATTTCCATTCCAATACATACAATCTGATAAAGCTGTGACGTTCGGGTTAGCCGGAAAGTTATGCAAATGACGCTGGCTTTTTTGATGTAGGATCGATCTGGGGAAACCGGATCAGCTGAACCAGATCGAGCTGGGAAGGAAGGACGACGGGAAAGTACACAAACTCTTCCTGGATCCCACAGGTAATCATCCCTCCGCGAACTCTTCCGTGATCGAACGTGATTACGTTCAGCAGGATCGATTTCGTCCCGTTTGCGCGACGTCGCACGGATTAAGAACGTTCCAGTCGTGTTCGGTTCAGAATCACGGCAGGATCGGGTCGGTTCATACgtgcgtttatttatttcacgGAGATTATCCAGATTAAACTGCGTATCTGCGTAAACTGAagtcatttgcatattttgcaTATTCTGCTGTAATAGTTTTAGAGTATTGATAAAAATAGTGTGTtaaaaggttgttgtttttttttaacatgtttagGGAAAAGAAGTATTTCAAAGACACTAATTGTcatataagaagaagaataagaagaaaataGAGGTATTAGCTGTGGTTTAAACACGACGTCTTAAAAATATAGAAACTATTTTGGAAAAATTGTTAATCTTCTGTCATCAAACTATGACCCAAGATGCCGAGGTTCTGCCGTCGAAGCGGAACCTGAAGCGGCCTTCTGCTGTGGTGGTGCATCCACCTCACGGTCTGATGTGtcgtgcgttctgagatgcgtTTCTCCTCATCACGGTCGTGAAGAGCGATTATtcgagttactgtagacttagCCTGCTGCTCGTGTGCTTCAGTTCTTCGGTACACAGTACAAATCCAAGACCTTTCTTGTGTTTCAGGATCTCACTTGGTGATTAGTCTGAGCACGAGCGAGTGCGTCTACTTGAACAGAAACACTCAGAAGGTCCGCGGCCTCTCTAGGTGGAGGGGCCACTTGATCGAGAGCGTGGGCTGGAACAAGATTTTAGGCAACGAAACAAACACCGGCCCGATCCTTGTCGGAACCGGCCAGGGCATCATCTTCGAGGCAGAAATCTCCGCTTCCGAGGGTTCCCTTTTCAACACCAACCCAGACCAGTACTTCAGGCAGGTCCATTCCTTGGAAGAGGACGGGAAGCCGGCGCCGGTCTGCTGCCTGGACGTGGAACGTGGGATAGAGTCGAAGTACTTCATTATCGCCACCACACGCAAACGCCTCTTTCAGTTCGTCGGCAAGTTAGCCGAGGGTTCCGAGCAGCAAGGCTTCAGCTCAATCTTTGCTCAGAATCAGGATCCTTCACCGAGCTTTCAGGAGTTTCCCGTGAACATGGGCTACAGCGAGATAGGCTTCTACACCTCCAAGCTCCGTTCAAGCCCGAACTCCTTCGCCTGGATGATGGGAAACGGGGTTTTTTACGGCCGCTTGGACTACTCGCGGCCCGACTCTCTTCTCAGCGACGTCCAGGTTTGGGAATACACACCGGATATCGACTTCGACTATAACAAACCCATCTCCATCGTCCTCACGCAGTTTCATTTCCTTCTCCTGCTCCCCGATCGCGTCAAGGCCGTCTGCACCTTGAACGAACAAGTCGTCTACGAAGACGTCTTCCCGGATAAGTTCGGCCCCCTCAAAAAGATGATCAAAGACCCCGTCGGCGGCCTGGTGTGGATCTACACCGAGAAAGCCGTCTTCCGGTACCACATCCAGAGGGAGTCTAGAGACGTCTGGCGGATGTACATGAGCATGAAGAAGTTTGACCTGGCCAAAGAGTACTGCAAGGATCGACCCGAGTGCAAGGATATGGTGCTCGCCAAGGAGGCGGAGCACTGGTTCCAGAACAAACACTATCTGGAGAGCGCCAAGTGCTACGCTCTGACGCAGAACTACTTCGAAGAGATCGCGTTGAAGTTCATCGAAGCCAAGCAGGAGGAGGCTCTGAAGGAGTTCCTGCTACGAAAACTCGACAACCTCAAAGCCAAAGAGAAGACCCAGATCACGCTGCTCGTCACCTGGTTGACCGAGCTGTACCTCAACCGCCTCGGACAACTGGAGGCGGACGTCCGAAAGAGGGCGGAGTTTCAGGAAACGCGTGAGGAATTCCGACGCTTCCTGTGTACCAACAAGCACAAGGAGTGCTTCTACAACAACCGGAGCACCATCTACGATCTCTTGGCGAGCCACGGCAACGTCGACGACATGGTCTACTTTTCCGTCATCATGCAGGACTACGAGAGGGTCATCTCTCACCACTGCCAGCACGACGACTACGCGGCCGCCCTCGACGTCCTCTCCAAACACTGCGACGAGAAGCTGTTCTACAAGTTCTCCCCGGTTCTCATGCAGCACATTCCCAAGAAAGTCGTGGACGCCTGGATCCAAATGGGCAACCGGCTCGATCCCAAGCAGCTGATCCCGGCGCTGGTGAACTACAGTCAGATCGGCAGCACCCAGCAGATCGACGAGACCATCCGTTACATGGAGTTCTGCGTGCACGAGCTCAGCGTCAAGGAAGAAGCCATACACAATTATCTGCTGTCACTCTACGCCAAGTACAAGCCGGATTCGTTGCTGTGGTACCTCGAGCAGGCGGGAACGCACGCCTCGGAGATCCACTACGACCTGAAATACGCCTTGCGCCTCTGCGCCGAGCACGGCTATCACCAAGCCTGCGTGTTGGTCTACAGGATAATGGAGCTGTACGAAGAAGCCGTGGATTTAGCTTTGCAGGTGAGAGTGCGCCGGCGATTTAGCACGGAAGGATAGAAAATCTTTTGACCGGCAGCGTAACTACGGGAGGAGAAAAGTCACGAGTAGGCCCGTCACGATAGCTCCTCGTGTCGGACGATATATCGTCCCGgaaataattgcgataaacgatattattgtcattttaatgcCACCGATATAACGATATTTCAGTTCACCGCCGTTCCGTCGCCGCTCCGCTTCAGCTCACGCAGATTAAACGCCTCCTCGATCCCCCGCGTCACCGACCACGACTGGATTATCTGAAACACCACAGCTATTCTTTCTACATCTACCTTCTTCTAAAAACACCGTTACTGCACCGTTAATATCCGACCCGTTGTTTTCAGAGTGTCTCGATTAAAACCGCCGCTAGTGCTCGCGACGCGCCTTCAACTcccatgtgtgtttttatcttaaattccaCCGACGTCGGAAGTTTTCATCCGATTGAAGTCGGACGGCACCGGAGCGGACGAGAGGACGGAAGCGGCGCGGACGGCTAAAATGTCGGCGACGTTCGTTGTTCGCACGTGAACACGACGGGCGATCTCGAGGTCGGTAATAACGACCGCCGTCGCGTCCGTATATCCTACCACAGGTCCATGACGGAATTATCCTGACAGGACTAATCACAAGGAGGCaacatcctcatcatcatcatcatcatcatcatcataataataataataataatagagtcCCACCGtgcccctgtgtgtgcggagtgtgcatgttctccccgtgctgcgggggtttcctccgggtactccggtttcctcccccagtacaaacacatgcatggtaggctgattggcgtgtccaaagtgtccgtagtgtatgaatgtgtgtgtgagtgtgtgtgtgatggactggcaccctgtccagggtgtaccccgccttgtgccccatgctccctgggatagactccaggttccccgtgaccctgaaaaggataaagcggtatagaagatggatggatgataataataataataataataataataataataatagcaaaaaGATTAATGTCAACTtgccaaggacacttcggcatgtggagtcacgtgggccgggaatcgaaccgccgaccctatgattagtgaacaacccgctctaccacccgatccacagccgcccctatatataaatatatagttatCAGTTTTATcgcagaattaaataaataaataagtgggTCTGTCACGTTCATTTTTACAATTTGATCCGAATTTAATTTTcttgaatatttattaatggttttttaaatttttttaatgatgtttctaaaagaaaatatatttttttaatcatttttaagaaTCGAATAGAACGATCTGCTCGTACGGTCTTCCTGCGGACGATATTTAGCTGGATTTAAAATACTTGCTAATCCCTATTGATGCTTCCTACACAGGGTGTAATATAGTCATGTTGTCGAGcctatataataaatatttagtaTAGAGCTacagaaaatataatataatcactTTTAGGATccgttttagttttttttttttttttctcgagtTAATTGGAAATTTGATGTCTAGTCGTAAAAATAAAGAGCGCAAAGCGTGCCATAGGCGAGGACTCGGAGACTATTGTAATAGTATTTCGAACAGCGGATGTTACTCGTACAACatctaaagtgtgtgtgtgtgtgtgtgtgtgagatcaggtGGATGTCGATTTGGCCAAGTCGTGCGCGGACCTCCCCGAGGACGACGAGGAGCTGAGGAAGAAGCTGTGGCTGAAA
The sequence above is drawn from the Ictalurus punctatus breed USDA103 chromosome 25, Coco_2.0, whole genome shotgun sequence genome and encodes:
- the vps18 gene encoding vacuolar protein sorting-associated protein 18 homolog, with translation MATILDDYEDSQMIRHPVQSGRLPAANMIGITHSGFVNIRLEEEKPIFNKQRIDFSPPEKINHFCVCNNQLCMSLGKDTLLRIDLGKPDQLNQIELGRKDDGKVHKLFLDPTGSHLVISLSTSECVYLNRNTQKVRGLSRWRGHLIESVGWNKILGNETNTGPILVGTGQGIIFEAEISASEGSLFNTNPDQYFRQVHSLEEDGKPAPVCCLDVERGIESKYFIIATTRKRLFQFVGKLAEGSEQQGFSSIFAQNQDPSPSFQEFPVNMGYSEIGFYTSKLRSSPNSFAWMMGNGVFYGRLDYSRPDSLLSDVQVWEYTPDIDFDYNKPISIVLTQFHFLLLLPDRVKAVCTLNEQVVYEDVFPDKFGPLKKMIKDPVGGLVWIYTEKAVFRYHIQRESRDVWRMYMSMKKFDLAKEYCKDRPECKDMVLAKEAEHWFQNKHYLESAKCYALTQNYFEEIALKFIEAKQEEALKEFLLRKLDNLKAKEKTQITLLVTWLTELYLNRLGQLEADVRKRAEFQETREEFRRFLCTNKHKECFYNNRSTIYDLLASHGNVDDMVYFSVIMQDYERVISHHCQHDDYAAALDVLSKHCDEKLFYKFSPVLMQHIPKKVVDAWIQMGNRLDPKQLIPALVNYSQIGSTQQIDETIRYMEFCVHELSVKEEAIHNYLLSLYAKYKPDSLLWYLEQAGTHASEIHYDLKYALRLCAEHGYHQACVLVYRIMELYEEAVDLALQVDVDLAKSCADLPEDDEELRKKLWLKIARHVVQEEKDVKKAMNCLSSCNLLKIEDILPFFPDFVTIDHFKEAICVSLEEYNQHIEELKQEMEEATESARRIRQDIQEMRNKYGVVESQEKCATCDFPLLNRPFYLFLCGHMFHYDCLFQEVTPHLSAYKQSKLEELQKKLAAATQTTKSRHRPKEEDAVSLGKGQGSREQIKSDIDDIVASECAYCGELMIKSIDKPFIDPHSFEEEMSSWL